The Triticum aestivum cultivar Chinese Spring chromosome 7B, IWGSC CS RefSeq v2.1, whole genome shotgun sequence genome window below encodes:
- the LOC123162168 gene encoding uncharacterized protein has translation MARAFVRSISFPLSPSRSPSSSKPRAPSSSYHARSVSLPCRSHPILAHLHTHIRAVRAWAQQGPAALASSVAAGLAHVDALHAALGDLLDLPEAQDALSGAGGSVDRLLDSFLRLADAHGCFQEAVVALKQDVAEALAAVRRRDGARLASAVRAQRRAGQELARLAATARESAVRPSRLSILGGSQGSAAEVEVTGLLMESAAATASASAALFGAVAAMSGSVEAESCSCKGTAALVCLVKKNKKKSSAPGCGEEGMAVPAVAERLEECIEELEAGSEKVFRSLVQTRVALLNIHTLHIF, from the coding sequence ATGGCGCGCGCCTTCGTGCGCTCCATCTCCTTCCCGCTGAGCCCGTCGAGGTCGCCGTCCTCCTCCAAGCCGCGCGCGCCGTCGTCATCGTACCATGCGCGGTCCGTAAGCCTACCGTGCCGGTCGCACCCGATCCTGGCGCACCTCCACACCCACATCCGCGCCGTGCGCGCCTGGGCGCAGCAGGGCCCAGCGGCGTTGGCCTCCTCCGTCGCAGCGGGGCTGGCCCACGTCGACGCGCTCCACGCCGCGCTCGGCGACCTGCTCGACCTGCCCGAGGCCCAGGACGCGCTCTCCGGCGCCGGCGGCAGCGTGGACCGCCTCCTCGACTCCTTCCTCCGCCTCGCGGACGCGCATGGCTGTTTCCAGGAGGCCGTGGTGGCGCTCAAGCAGGACGTGGCCGAGGCGCTGGCCGCCGTGCGCCGACGAGACGGGGCGCGCCTTGCCTCCGCCGTGCGGGCCCAGCGCAGGGCCGGCCAAGAGCTCGCCCGCCTTGCCGCCACGGCCAGGGAGTCCGCCGTCCGGCCCTCGCGCCTGAGCATCCTCGGCGGCAGCCAAGGCAGCGCGGCGGAGGTGGAGGTGACGGGGCTGCTGATGGAGTCGGCCGCGGCGACGGCATCGGCTTCTGCCGCGCTGTTCGGAGCCGTGGCGGCCATGTCCGGGTCCGTGGAGGCGGAGTCGTGCTCGTGCAAGGGCACGGCGGCGCTGGTGTGCCtggtgaagaagaacaagaagaagtcGTCGGCGCCGGGGTGTGGGGAGGAGGGGATGGCGGTGCCGGCCGTGGCGGAGAGGCTGGAGGAGTGCATCGAGGAGCTGGAGGCCGGCAGTGAGAAGGTGTTCCGGAGCCTCGTGCAGACCAGGGTCGCGCTCCTCAACATCCACACGCTCCACATCTTCTAG